Part of the Bacillota bacterium genome is shown below.
CCGCCGCGGGCAAGGTCCTCGGCCTGGACGACGTCGAGATGTCCTGGGCGCTGGGGAACGCGGGCACGCAGGCTTCGGGCCTCTGGCAGTTTCGCGAGGACGGCGCGATGTCAAGGCCCCTGCACGCGGCGAAGGCGGCGACGGGCGGCCTCCTGGCGGCCCTCATGGCCAAGCGGGGGTTCAGCGGGCCTGTGCGGATCCTCGAGGGAGAGAAAGGCTTCCTGAAGGCGACGTCATCCGAGCCCGCCCTCGAAGCGCTCACGGACGGGTTGGGCGAGAGATACCGGATTTGCGAGGTGTCGATGAAGCCCTATCCCTCGTGCAAGCACTCGCACGCCCAGGCGGACGCCGCCCTGGAGATCGCGGCCGAGCCCGGCTTCGACCCCGACAGGGTCCGGGCCGTCAGAATTCGCACCTACGGGGCGGCCATCGAGGTTGCGGGCGGGGGTGGGAGGTACCCGCGCTCTCCGCGCGAAGCAAGGCGGTGCTCCCCGTACTGCGTCGCCGTGGCGCTTCGGAAGGGGCGTCTTGGGCTGCGCGACTTCCGTCCGGATGCGATAAGGCTCAACGACTACGCGAAGAGGCTTGTCTCCAACACGACCCTCGAGGCCGGGGACGAATTCGACGCCGAGTACCCCAAGAAGCGGGGCGCTGAAGTCGAGGTCACCATGGACGACGGCACGACGCTGTCTTCATCAGTCATGCTCCCGAGGAGGGGTCCCGGGAACCCCACGTCGCTGGGGGACGTGTGCGGCAAGGCGGTGGAGCTCGCAGAGACTGCCTTGCCCCACGAGCAAGCGGCAAGCCTCATCCGGCGGGTTGCTGACGTGCGGGGCGCGAAAGACGTGAGCACCTTGTTCGACATCTAGGCGTTCGTGCCATTCGCACTCCTGCTGGGGTAGGCCTCGACCTTCTTGGGTGTGACGAGACCTTCTCGGCGGCACAAAACCTTCTGGGTGGGACGCGGATGGGACCGGACGCTGCCGCGCCCGAGGGCAACCGATGGCATACAGATAGCATTGAGAGGCGGGCCGGGATGAGCCGGTTGTTGAGGCCCTGGGGTGTCCTCGGGCGCGGGGCTCTGGCCCTCCCTTTACCGAGCTCGCGGGGCGCAGGAGCATCTCCATCCCGCTCCACCGCCTCCCCACCGCCGAGGAGATCGACCGCGTTGCCGACGTCCTCGAGCGCCCGCTGGAGGAGGCGGGGTGGGCGTGAGCGCGGTACTCGTCTCGTGGCTGCCGTGCGGGAGAGCGACTCCGGAGCCATCCGCTCGCTGCCACCTTAGCCGCCATGTAGCCTCTTGATCAGGTAAAGGATCACCTCGCGGTCCTCGGGTTCAAGGGTCTGCAGGCTCCGGGCAACCGCCTCGACGTCAGCGGATTCCTCTACCCCTTCGTGGCTAGCCAGTCTGAGTAGATCCTCCACGGGTATTCCGTACCCGTTTGCTATGCGCACCAGTGTCTTTGTTGAAGGATTCACAGGCCTGCCGGTGCGCGCGTCATGCCCCTTTTCGAGTGCGCTGAGATAAGTGTGGCTGATTCCGACCTTCTCGGCCGCCTCTCGGAGGCTCAGGTTTCTTTGGATTCGCATTTCGCGGAGCTTGCCTCCTATCTCCTTCAACCGCATCGCCTCGCTTCTACGGGAGTACCTCCTGTGTTCATGGCCACACGGAAGCCAAAAAGTCTCGCGTAAAATATAGTTGACAATATGGGCTCTATGTGTTACACTCTGTCCAGCAACTACGCAGAGCGCTCACATTGTCCCGCCATCCTGCGCTCTGTCGGACCGCAGAAAGGGGGAGTGCAATCTTCTGAGCGCAGAGCATGCCCGATACACAAAGCGTGCCCCATCGCCAGTGGCGCTAATCTCCATTGGCTATCCCACGGCCGGAGCTGCCGCCGGCGCGGAAACCTCACACCGTGGGCGCGGAGAAATCACGCCGGAGGCGCGGAGACAACACAAAGCCATTCACTCTTTCGCCATACGGGTGCACTTGTCCTGCCAAGCTCACGGCGTTTCGAGTCAGCGGGGGTCCGCGAGGCTAGCCATGTGCCTTGAAGGTGTGGAAGGGGACGGCGGCGCTCACGTGCGGACCGCCCGCCGCCTGCGAGCCATCCGGCCGAACCGGGGTCCTGCCGGGGCAGTGAGGGCATAGCAGGCGCGACATGACACAAGGGGGCTATGGGCTTCTCGAGGGGTGCGAGATGGTCAGCGACTGTGATA
Proteins encoded:
- a CDS encoding MmgE/PrpD family protein; protein product: AAGKVLGLDDVEMSWALGNAGTQASGLWQFREDGAMSRPLHAAKAATGGLLAALMAKRGFSGPVRILEGEKGFLKATSSEPALEALTDGLGERYRICEVSMKPYPSCKHSHAQADAALEIAAEPGFDPDRVRAVRIRTYGAAIEVAGGGGRYPRSPREARRCSPYCVAVALRKGRLGLRDFRPDAIRLNDYAKRLVSNTTLEAGDEFDAEYPKKRGAEVEVTMDDGTTLSSSVMLPRRGPGNPTSLGDVCGKAVELAETALPHEQAASLIRRVADVRGAKDVSTLFDI
- a CDS encoding helix-turn-helix transcriptional regulator, with translation MRIQRNLSLREAAEKVGISHTYLSALEKGHDARTGRPVNPSTKTLVRIANGYGIPVEDLLRLASHEGVEESADVEAVARSLQTLEPEDREVILYLIKRLHGG